The Corynebacterium pseudopelargi genome contains a region encoding:
- a CDS encoding alpha/beta hydrolase fold domain-containing protein: MDDQQMREQWEIGGREREMSREEQLEQLASYIYAHYEQPEKNPPWSDHPSDPAEADTYDARLADRSTHAAMIMLGAAVDHSTPGVAFGLGAETTEVPEVGGMIIRPKKPSGVWGISLHPGGWWKGSGVALEHAWRPDVAAVANLSGVTFLDLDYPLVPEHTLAQVSAAVQKAAAWIRDTQAPKALVGWGYSSGAALAVLCDVHFDRLALTFPHLDLSMLPDEVRGQAAFPQRINADATLLQVASNDAIAGRYEWAEEQAQVKHYVSEHRLSTPEVARERVRDVAAFLD; encoded by the coding sequence ATGGATGATCAACAGATGCGTGAGCAGTGGGAAATTGGTGGCCGCGAGCGAGAGATGAGCCGCGAGGAGCAGCTCGAACAGCTTGCCTCATATATTTATGCCCACTATGAGCAGCCCGAGAAGAACCCGCCGTGGTCTGATCACCCCAGCGACCCGGCTGAAGCCGACACTTATGATGCTCGTTTAGCTGATCGCAGCACCCATGCCGCGATGATCATGTTGGGCGCGGCGGTGGATCATTCAACCCCTGGTGTGGCCTTCGGCCTGGGTGCAGAGACCACGGAGGTGCCAGAAGTTGGTGGCATGATCATCCGCCCCAAAAAGCCCAGCGGGGTGTGGGGCATTTCGCTGCATCCCGGTGGATGGTGGAAAGGTTCAGGGGTGGCTTTGGAGCATGCCTGGCGCCCCGATGTTGCAGCGGTGGCCAACCTTTCGGGTGTGACCTTCTTGGATCTGGATTATCCGCTCGTCCCTGAGCACACCTTGGCGCAGGTAAGTGCTGCGGTGCAAAAGGCTGCAGCGTGGATCCGCGACACCCAAGCTCCGAAGGCTTTGGTGGGCTGGGGCTATTCTTCTGGTGCTGCGCTGGCGGTGCTTTGTGATGTGCACTTTGATCGTCTGGCGCTTACCTTCCCGCACCTGGATCTCTCGATGTTGCCAGATGAGGTTCGTGGCCAGGCAGCATTTCCGCAGCGCATCAACGCAGATGCCACCTTGTTGCAGGTTGCCAGCAATGATGCGATCGCGGGGCGCTACGAGTGGGCAGAGGAACAAGCGCAGGTCAAGCACTACGTTTCTGAACATCGCCTGAGCACCCCAGAGGTGGCGCGCGAGCGGGTTAGGGACGTCGCAGCATTTTTGGACTAA
- a CDS encoding VOC family protein, producing MPAFQAEPGMPYWIDLSTSDIRKSSHFYAELLGWEIETFDNGYRLARLQGLPVAGFMPAPEDSPQPDTWVTYFFSEDIHADCQQIEQLGGRVLANPAEVRLGLMALCVDTAGALVGLIQPAGEDSFIAAGEPGTPVWHELTCTTNYEQAVEFYRSLFAWMTAAMDEMEYTTALVDGAAFAGVFNAEGQFPPQVPSFWQSYLGVRDIDEAVAKVPELGGEVIREPWDSPFGRMSIIADSTGATCTLCEVDEPVEEPRESDPLEGIEL from the coding sequence ATGCCAGCTTTCCAGGCCGAACCCGGCATGCCCTATTGGATTGACCTCAGCACCAGCGATATCCGCAAATCCTCCCACTTCTATGCCGAGTTGCTCGGCTGGGAGATCGAGACCTTCGATAACGGCTATCGCCTTGCCCGCCTCCAGGGTCTTCCCGTGGCGGGTTTTATGCCCGCGCCCGAGGATTCACCGCAGCCCGATACTTGGGTCACGTACTTCTTTAGCGAGGACATTCACGCCGATTGCCAGCAGATCGAGCAGCTCGGCGGCCGCGTGCTCGCCAACCCCGCCGAGGTGCGCCTTGGCCTCATGGCCTTGTGCGTGGATACCGCCGGCGCTTTGGTTGGTCTGATCCAACCTGCGGGCGAGGATAGCTTCATTGCCGCCGGCGAGCCCGGCACCCCCGTGTGGCACGAGCTGACCTGCACCACCAACTATGAGCAGGCCGTGGAGTTTTATCGCAGCCTTTTTGCTTGGATGACAGCCGCCATGGACGAGATGGAGTACACCACAGCGCTTGTCGACGGCGCGGCCTTCGCCGGCGTGTTCAACGCCGAAGGGCAGTTCCCGCCGCAGGTTCCAAGCTTCTGGCAAAGCTACCTGGGCGTGCGCGACATCGATGAAGCAGTAGCGAAGGTGCCAGAACTTGGCGGCGAGGTCATCCGCGAACCCTGGGATTCACCCTTTGGTCGCATGAGCATCATCGCCGATAGCACCGGCGCCACCTGCACCCTGTGCGAAGTTGATGAGCCCGTAGAAGAACCACGCGAATCCGACCCCCTCGAAGGCATTGAGCTCTAA
- a CDS encoding ABC transporter substrate-binding protein, which yields MKAFRRPRLVPLAVLPALLLGACGTVDSVAGSHAGDRSIVVGSQAYYSNEIIAEIYAQALERAGYSVDRQFQIGQREVYMQEIESGSIDIMPEYTGPLLQYWNPDTSARKPAEVLSGLQESAPDNLVVLEPSEAADQDAYVVTREFAEQYNLRTIADLANVPTPLTLGANSEAEHRPNGPEGLKDVYGIDVGFTPIEDSGGPLTVKSLKDGDIQLAIIYTSDPAIEENDLVILEDPKGQFVSSNVVPLAFLDIYLGGAEVVERVNSHLDTPTLQRLNRRSVTEQLPASQIASDFLDSVDAG from the coding sequence GTGAAAGCTTTTCGACGCCCCCGTCTGGTTCCACTTGCCGTCTTGCCCGCCCTCCTGCTCGGAGCTTGCGGCACCGTCGATAGTGTGGCGGGCTCACATGCTGGCGACCGTTCGATTGTGGTGGGCTCGCAGGCGTACTACTCCAATGAGATCATTGCCGAGATTTATGCCCAGGCGTTGGAGCGGGCTGGGTATAGCGTTGATCGCCAATTCCAAATTGGCCAGCGTGAGGTGTACATGCAGGAGATTGAGTCGGGCTCGATCGATATCATGCCTGAGTACACAGGCCCATTGCTTCAGTATTGGAATCCCGATACGTCTGCGCGCAAACCGGCTGAGGTTTTGTCGGGGTTGCAGGAGTCAGCTCCGGATAATTTGGTGGTGTTAGAGCCTTCTGAAGCGGCTGATCAAGATGCTTATGTGGTGACTCGTGAATTTGCCGAGCAATATAATCTGCGCACCATTGCCGATCTGGCCAATGTGCCCACGCCTTTGACCTTGGGGGCAAATTCTGAGGCGGAGCACCGCCCGAATGGTCCAGAAGGGCTGAAAGATGTCTATGGCATCGACGTGGGATTTACCCCCATTGAGGATTCGGGTGGGCCGCTGACGGTGAAGTCCCTGAAGGATGGGGACATCCAATTGGCAATTATTTACACCTCAGACCCGGCGATCGAGGAAAACGACCTCGTTATTCTTGAGGACCCGAAAGGCCAGTTCGTCTCCTCGAACGTCGTCCCCCTCGCTTTTCTAGATATATATCTAGGAGGGGCGGAGGTTGTAGAACGCGTCAATAGCCACCTCGACACCCCAACCCTCCAGCGCCTCAACCGCCGCTCGGTCACGGAACAGTTGCCGGCTTCGCAGATTGCGTCTGATTTTTTGGATTCGGTGGATGCTGGTTAG
- a CDS encoding MGMT family protein, with the protein MSSKAELSELEAAVLEAVDAIPEGQVRSYGDIADELGCSPRQVGRIMALFGASSNWWRVVRADGTSAVAERAKAYWAKEGIAHTKRGVSPKMLRRP; encoded by the coding sequence TTGAGCTCTAAAGCAGAACTCAGCGAACTTGAGGCCGCGGTACTCGAAGCCGTCGACGCCATCCCCGAAGGCCAGGTGCGCTCCTATGGCGATATTGCCGACGAGCTCGGCTGCAGCCCTCGCCAAGTTGGGCGCATCATGGCCTTGTTTGGTGCCAGCAGCAATTGGTGGCGCGTTGTTCGCGCCGATGGCACCTCGGCGGTAGCCGAGCGTGCCAAAGCCTACTGGGCCAAAGAGGGCATTGCGCACACTAAGCGCGGCGTTAGTCCAAAAATGCTGCGACGTCCCTAA
- a CDS encoding GtrA family protein, with protein sequence MKAEYTADPIAGALAEPKQGLAAQGTKFLISGGISAVVDLSITFFFQTIIGFGAFSGRTVGFIFGTTTAYLINRRWTFRAAPSAKRFMQVAVLYTITFFINVGGHKILYAFFTEHHMAEAIAIVVAFVISQGVATVINFVVQRTFIF encoded by the coding sequence GTGAAAGCCGAATACACAGCCGACCCCATCGCCGGCGCACTCGCCGAACCAAAACAGGGACTAGCCGCCCAAGGCACCAAATTCCTCATCTCCGGCGGCATCTCAGCCGTCGTGGATCTCAGCATCACCTTCTTCTTCCAAACCATCATCGGTTTCGGAGCCTTCAGCGGACGCACCGTCGGATTCATCTTCGGCACCACCACCGCCTACCTCATCAACAGGCGCTGGACATTCAGAGCCGCACCAAGCGCAAAACGATTCATGCAAGTAGCCGTGCTCTACACCATCACGTTTTTCATCAACGTCGGCGGGCACAAAATCCTCTACGCATTCTTCACCGAACACCACATGGCCGAAGCGATCGCGATTGTGGTGGCGTTTGTGATTTCGCAGGGGGTTGCCACGGTGATCAACTTCGTGGTCCAACGCACCTTCATCTTCTAG
- a CDS encoding DNA-3-methyladenine glycosylase I, whose amino-acid sequence MPATEQHQPAPDLILGEDGRLRPPWAAESLALQHYYDYEWGRPVRSESGMLERLILEGFQAGLSWKTILHKREAFRDRFAHFDPDLLAQFGEGEVAELLQCADIIRNRRKIESAINNARATIALREHGGLVDFLEQFTPAVHQRPRSVAATPSVSEESQAMAKALKRHGFSFVGPTTCYALMQALGMVDDRPVGAAPLLEQS is encoded by the coding sequence ATGCCAGCAACTGAACAGCACCAGCCAGCACCGGACCTTATCCTTGGCGAAGACGGAAGGCTGCGCCCGCCTTGGGCGGCGGAATCTTTAGCGCTGCAGCACTATTACGACTACGAGTGGGGCAGGCCCGTGCGCAGCGAATCGGGCATGCTTGAGCGCCTCATCCTCGAAGGCTTCCAGGCAGGCTTGAGCTGGAAAACGATCCTGCATAAGCGCGAGGCCTTCCGTGATCGCTTTGCGCATTTTGATCCAGACCTGCTGGCGCAGTTTGGGGAGGGGGAAGTTGCAGAGCTTCTGCAATGCGCCGACATTATTCGCAATCGCCGGAAGATTGAGTCGGCCATCAACAATGCCCGCGCCACCATCGCTTTGCGTGAGCACGGCGGCTTGGTGGATTTTCTTGAGCAATTCACACCTGCTGTGCACCAGCGCCCGCGCAGCGTTGCTGCCACGCCGAGTGTGTCTGAAGAATCTCAGGCGATGGCCAAGGCCCTCAAGCGCCATGGCTTTAGCTTTGTAGGCCCTACGACCTGCTATGCGCTCATGCAAGCACTTGGCATGGTTGATGATCGCCCCGTGGGCGCTGCCCCTTTGCTTGAACAATCGTGA
- a CDS encoding HNH endonuclease signature motif containing protein, with amino-acid sequence MDISQAFSVFGSQGVAVASWVYEQVEELVAQRGRRLAAEWLSEQLCVPMSRARALLALSFDLFGSRCEQPEVRRAAVDAAREAGLGLELLLAVNSAVRALRNRQACSVDKLRLEVYQLAAGLSVAEAKDAARARVRGLNAQLDQEPTQQALRVSATPDALGLRHLHAAYPDADAASIEHALRQAANKLFDDPACTLTHTQAMAEALKRAVLAPTGWNTNNNEHTPATTEHILRHPMVIIPAIGMRNLGDGMLATTDGATIHYTELCGGIAEEYGYLMIYAESAEGHPEPVGGALIKQNPRFASPAQRLMIATDQLLCADPTCHRRAANCHMHHIQAWANGGETTLNNLIACCATHNRQNDDNPEKPKNGRYIRHPHTGQAAHQTPNTPPQHATTNQRDLAKRSGRTIMNQHFTRATQTTPEH; translated from the coding sequence ATGGATATTTCGCAGGCGTTTTCGGTGTTTGGTTCTCAGGGTGTGGCGGTTGCGTCTTGGGTGTATGAGCAGGTGGAGGAGTTGGTGGCGCAGCGGGGGCGGCGTTTGGCGGCGGAGTGGTTGTCGGAGCAGTTGTGTGTGCCGATGTCGCGGGCTAGGGCGTTGTTGGCGTTGTCGTTTGATTTGTTTGGGAGTCGGTGTGAGCAGCCGGAGGTGCGGCGGGCTGCGGTTGATGCGGCTCGTGAGGCTGGGTTGGGTCTGGAGTTGTTGTTGGCGGTGAATTCGGCGGTGCGGGCGCTGCGCAATAGGCAGGCGTGTAGCGTCGATAAGCTGAGGTTAGAGGTGTATCAGCTTGCCGCTGGTTTGAGTGTGGCAGAAGCCAAGGATGCGGCGCGGGCGCGGGTGCGGGGGTTGAATGCGCAGTTGGATCAGGAGCCTACTCAGCAGGCTCTTCGCGTGTCTGCCACCCCCGATGCGCTGGGGCTTCGTCACCTCCACGCCGCCTACCCCGACGCCGACGCCGCCAGCATCGAACACGCCCTGCGCCAGGCCGCCAACAAGCTTTTCGACGACCCCGCGTGCACCCTCACCCACACCCAAGCCATGGCCGAAGCCCTCAAACGCGCCGTGCTCGCACCCACAGGCTGGAACACCAACAACAACGAACACACCCCAGCCACCACCGAACACATCCTGCGCCACCCCATGGTGATCATCCCCGCCATCGGCATGCGCAACCTCGGCGACGGCATGCTCGCCACCACCGACGGCGCCACCATCCACTACACCGAACTCTGCGGCGGCATCGCAGAAGAATACGGCTACCTCATGATCTACGCCGAATCAGCCGAAGGCCACCCCGAACCAGTCGGCGGAGCGCTCATCAAACAAAACCCCCGCTTCGCCAGCCCCGCCCAACGCCTCATGATCGCCACCGACCAACTCCTCTGCGCCGACCCCACCTGCCACCGACGCGCCGCCAACTGCCACATGCACCACATCCAAGCCTGGGCCAACGGCGGCGAAACCACACTCAACAACCTCATCGCCTGCTGCGCCACCCACAACCGCCAAAACGACGACAACCCCGAAAAACCCAAAAACGGCCGCTACATCCGACACCCCCACACCGGACAAGCAGCCCACCAAACACCCAACACCCCACCCCAACACGCCACCACCAACCAACGCGACCTCGCCAAACGCTCAGGCCGCACCATCATGAATCAACACTTCACCCGAGCCACACAAACAACGCCCGAACACTAA
- a CDS encoding M13 family metallopeptidase has translation MTVVLRDLFSLVNGPWLESHVIPDDRGVDGTFYALRDRAESDVRALVEAEGDSRAGRLFASFMDVDGVVRAGLGVLDADLVSVGSVGELVEALGRLDRVGVGSPLGCFVAKDAGAEESVAWLMQSGLGLPDEAYYRDPAHAELLAAYESHVAKMLGLLDLPDGRGAEDLAADVVALEKEIAAGHWDVVMSRDAVKTYNPRELGQLPERVQALLRAAGLPEFRVNVMMPSFVDHLESLLVEDRLDQWRAWMLWHVLHARAGVLDPEVSRADFEFYGVKLSGATQQRDRWKRGLGLVESLVGEELGQFFVAEHFPASSKEEMVRLVDYLIAAYRERIGQLEWMTPITRQRALEKLDKFKAKIGYPDRWRSFEGLEFAAEGEQLVANVRAGAAFNHDYELAKIGKPADRDEWVTTPQTVNAFYNPVVNDITFPAAILRPPFYAPEDDAAEKFGAIGAVIGHEIGHGFDDQGSQYDGDGNLNAWWTQEDREAFDDLTSRLVEQFNGLVPSVLEQAGVETTGVNGRFTLGENIGDLGGLGIAVVAYRKYLEDEGLDFETAPKQLVDASGADSSLEGKEFSGLQRLFMSWARVWRSKIRPELAQQYLAVDPHSPAEFRCNVIAANIAELYQAFDVEEGSKMWLAPEQRVRIW, from the coding sequence ATGACTGTTGTTTTGCGTGATTTGTTTTCTTTGGTGAATGGTCCTTGGTTGGAGTCGCATGTGATTCCGGATGATCGGGGTGTGGATGGCACGTTTTATGCGTTGCGTGATCGTGCTGAGTCGGATGTGCGTGCGTTGGTTGAGGCTGAGGGTGATTCGCGGGCGGGGCGTTTGTTTGCGTCGTTTATGGATGTTGATGGGGTTGTTCGTGCTGGTTTGGGGGTGTTGGATGCTGATTTGGTTTCGGTTGGCTCGGTAGGTGAGCTGGTTGAGGCTTTGGGGCGTTTGGATCGTGTGGGTGTTGGTTCGCCTTTGGGGTGTTTTGTGGCGAAGGATGCTGGTGCTGAGGAGTCGGTTGCTTGGTTGATGCAAAGTGGCCTTGGTTTGCCTGATGAGGCCTATTATCGGGATCCGGCTCATGCGGAGTTGTTGGCGGCTTATGAGAGCCATGTGGCGAAGATGTTGGGGTTGTTGGATCTTCCTGATGGCCGTGGTGCTGAGGATTTGGCTGCTGATGTGGTGGCGTTGGAAAAGGAGATTGCTGCTGGCCATTGGGATGTGGTGATGTCTCGTGATGCGGTGAAGACGTATAACCCTCGTGAGTTGGGTCAGTTGCCTGAGCGGGTGCAGGCGTTGTTGCGGGCTGCGGGTTTGCCGGAGTTTCGTGTGAATGTGATGATGCCGTCGTTTGTGGATCATCTTGAGAGTTTGTTGGTTGAGGATCGTTTGGATCAGTGGCGTGCGTGGATGTTGTGGCATGTGTTGCATGCGCGTGCGGGGGTGTTGGATCCGGAGGTTTCGAGGGCTGATTTTGAGTTTTATGGGGTGAAGCTTTCGGGCGCTACGCAGCAGCGGGATCGTTGGAAGCGTGGTTTGGGTCTGGTTGAGTCGCTGGTGGGTGAGGAGTTGGGTCAGTTCTTTGTGGCTGAGCACTTCCCTGCTTCTTCTAAGGAAGAGATGGTGCGGCTGGTGGATTATTTGATTGCTGCGTATCGCGAGCGCATTGGGCAGTTGGAGTGGATGACGCCGATTACGCGCCAGCGTGCTTTGGAGAAGTTGGATAAGTTCAAGGCCAAGATTGGTTATCCGGATCGTTGGCGCAGTTTTGAGGGTTTGGAGTTCGCTGCCGAGGGTGAGCAGTTGGTGGCGAATGTTCGTGCCGGTGCTGCGTTTAATCATGATTATGAGTTGGCCAAGATTGGCAAGCCTGCTGATCGTGACGAGTGGGTCACTACTCCGCAGACGGTGAATGCTTTTTATAATCCGGTGGTCAATGACATCACGTTCCCTGCTGCGATTTTGCGTCCGCCTTTTTATGCTCCTGAAGATGATGCGGCGGAGAAGTTTGGCGCCATTGGTGCGGTGATTGGCCACGAGATTGGTCATGGTTTTGATGATCAGGGTTCGCAGTATGACGGCGATGGCAATTTGAATGCTTGGTGGACGCAGGAGGATCGTGAGGCCTTTGATGATCTCACCTCCCGTTTGGTGGAGCAGTTCAATGGTTTGGTCCCGAGTGTCCTTGAGCAGGCTGGTGTTGAGACCACGGGTGTCAATGGCCGTTTCACACTGGGTGAAAACATTGGTGATCTAGGCGGTTTGGGTATTGCCGTGGTGGCGTATCGCAAATATCTAGAAGATGAGGGCTTAGATTTCGAGACTGCGCCAAAGCAGCTTGTCGACGCCTCCGGTGCCGATTCCTCGCTGGAAGGCAAGGAGTTTTCTGGATTGCAGCGGCTGTTTATGTCGTGGGCTCGCGTGTGGCGTTCCAAGATCCGCCCGGAGCTTGCCCAGCAATACTTGGCGGTGGATCCCCACTCCCCTGCTGAGTTCCGCTGCAATGTGATTGCGGCCAATATCGCCGAGCTCTATCAGGCCTTTGATGTAGAAGAGGGCTCGAAGATGTGGCTGGCCCCCGAGCAGCGCGTGCGGATCTGGTAG
- a CDS encoding SDR family oxidoreductase has product MTEQAHKQAHEQATKKVAVVTGASSGIGAASARALAADGWHVILGARRLERMQAIAQEIGGEAIALDVSDQGSVDAFAEQVQRCDLLVNNAGGAIGLDAVADANVEEWQRMYEINVLGTLRVSKALLPKLREANGHIINMSSVAGIAPYAGGAGYNAAKFGLSAMTKVMRIELAEQHLRISEINPGRVETDFSLVRFRGDQQQAEKVYADKLNLRAEDIAEAVRWIAACPAHMNIDRMVITPQDQVI; this is encoded by the coding sequence ATGACTGAGCAAGCACATAAGCAAGCACATGAGCAAGCAACTAAGAAAGTAGCCGTTGTTACTGGCGCGTCTTCTGGCATTGGTGCCGCTAGCGCGCGAGCACTGGCAGCCGATGGCTGGCATGTGATTTTAGGTGCGCGCAGGCTGGAGCGCATGCAGGCCATTGCCCAGGAGATTGGTGGTGAGGCCATCGCCTTAGATGTGAGTGATCAAGGCAGTGTCGATGCCTTCGCCGAGCAGGTGCAACGCTGCGATCTATTGGTCAACAATGCCGGCGGTGCCATCGGCTTGGATGCTGTAGCCGATGCCAATGTAGAAGAGTGGCAGCGCATGTATGAGATCAATGTGCTTGGGACCTTGAGGGTGAGCAAGGCGCTGTTGCCAAAGCTGCGTGAGGCCAATGGGCACATCATCAATATGAGTTCTGTTGCTGGTATTGCGCCTTATGCTGGCGGCGCTGGCTATAACGCGGCGAAGTTTGGGCTCAGCGCTATGACCAAGGTGATGCGCATCGAATTAGCTGAGCAGCATTTGCGCATCTCAGAGATCAATCCTGGGCGCGTGGAAACCGATTTTTCTCTGGTGCGTTTCCGCGGTGATCAGCAGCAGGCGGAAAAGGTCTATGCCGATAAGCTCAATTTGCGTGCAGAAGACATTGCCGAGGCCGTGCGCTGGATTGCGGCCTGCCCGGCGCACATGAACATCGACCGCATGGTGATCACCCCGCAAGACCAAGTGATCTAG
- a CDS encoding RNA-binding S4 domain-containing protein has translation MQPVEVTIRDQSIKLGQFIKLANLVESGGAAKEAIAQGEVTVNGEVDTRRGKTLREGDVVCVDQLCAKVVCGEDDDYFDEATADDDFDPEVWRNL, from the coding sequence ATGCAGCCAGTTGAAGTCACCATCCGGGACCAATCCATCAAGCTTGGGCAATTTATCAAGCTTGCCAACCTCGTCGAAAGCGGCGGTGCCGCCAAGGAGGCCATTGCTCAAGGCGAGGTCACCGTCAATGGTGAGGTCGATACCCGCCGCGGCAAGACCTTAAGAGAAGGCGACGTGGTGTGCGTTGATCAGCTTTGCGCCAAGGTGGTGTGCGGCGAAGATGATGATTATTTCGATGAAGCCACCGCCGATGACGACTTTGACCCCGAAGTGTGGAGGAATCTCTAA
- a CDS encoding PrsW family intramembrane metalloprotease, whose protein sequence is MSYHENVEKLRGFNIALWILVIAGLGVTLLSLLGTVLLSPTASLLGICLAGVYLVGFGALLRFSGLWPKTAPVWWWVASLAWGAGVSFGLVMLSGEAWMTLTDNLGWEIVTASFAGAWPEEAAKALGVLLIMYGVRGCTRPWHGFVTGGLIGLGFEVFENLLYGGVGAILDPNSDLEGATTMWALRFIAGPGLHVFLTAVAGFGIGLALFSYRWDKVQRLQALLSGLAWSFTLHFVWNIQWPQWWMQLTGMCIVAILLYGTAIGIWIWSRRAIREDPGVVVVKRPVTRFEELPGA, encoded by the coding sequence ATGAGCTACCACGAAAACGTCGAAAAGCTAAGAGGATTCAACATCGCCCTATGGATCCTGGTGATCGCGGGCCTTGGGGTGACGTTGCTGAGCCTGCTGGGAACCGTGCTGCTTTCACCCACCGCCTCTCTTCTAGGTATATGTCTAGCAGGGGTGTATCTGGTGGGGTTTGGTGCGCTGCTACGCTTCAGCGGCCTCTGGCCCAAAACGGCCCCGGTTTGGTGGTGGGTTGCTTCGCTGGCGTGGGGCGCGGGTGTTTCTTTTGGTTTGGTCATGCTCTCGGGCGAGGCATGGATGACGCTCACAGACAACTTGGGTTGGGAGATCGTCACCGCCAGCTTCGCCGGCGCGTGGCCTGAGGAAGCCGCAAAAGCGCTGGGTGTGCTGCTGATCATGTACGGGGTGCGCGGCTGCACACGCCCCTGGCATGGATTCGTCACCGGCGGGCTCATCGGCCTGGGATTCGAGGTGTTTGAAAACCTGCTCTACGGCGGCGTGGGCGCCATCCTGGATCCCAACAGTGACCTAGAAGGAGCGACAACGATGTGGGCTTTGCGATTCATCGCAGGCCCAGGCCTCCACGTCTTCCTCACAGCGGTGGCCGGTTTCGGCATCGGTTTGGCCCTATTTTCCTACCGATGGGACAAAGTCCAAAGACTCCAAGCGCTGCTCAGCGGCCTCGCATGGTCATTCACACTGCACTTCGTCTGGAACATCCAATGGCCCCAATGGTGGATGCAACTCACCGGCATGTGCATCGTCGCCATCCTGCTCTACGGCACCGCCATCGGCATCTGGATATGGTCACGCCGCGCCATCCGCGAAGACCCCGGCGTGGTCGTTGTGAAACGGCCGGTGACGAGGTTTGAGGAGCTGCCCGGCGCCTAG